The window caaaaaaaaaatcatgaatattctctattaaTCAATTCATAGACATAAATAGGCGACAGAATTAAGGAGACGGGGATGATGTTGGTTAGTTAAATCAACGAACAATTTTGTTTAGGATAGCTACAATATCTTAGTATCTATGTGGGAAATTCTCATGTCCTTTCTCCAGTTTGTCTTTGAAAATCAAATGATGTCCTTGTGGATTCTTACGATTATTAATCGACACTCATAAACgataatcttaaataaaaataaatcaactaAACAGGATAGCGATCGAAATTCCCTGGAATTTCATCATATAATTGACCAGTGAATCTTCTTACGTTTTGTAGGTTCGATTGCTATCCTGTTCTAAGAAACGATTAAACTTCATCAACGACTAAAATGAAAAAGGGTTAGTAACaaagtgatatttaaaaaaaaaaaactattcataagaaaatttataacgaaaaaaGTGACTAAAAAGTGCATGAGTATATATGAAAAGCGCTTTTACTAACTAGCAGACCTTTAAGATCCAAATataagtatccaaaaaagaattCATCTATGACATAATTATTTGGTGTTCTAATTAATCCACGCCCACTTGTATATTTCCTTCCCCCAACTAGGCGGGAGATGGGGGAGGGGGCGGAGTTAAATGCTAGTTCAAAATTACGCTTAACCTTCTACGacttaaaaacttgaaattatgGACCTACGTGAGAAATTTCTCCTTAAATGTAAcacaggaaaaaaattattacccaACTCGAGATATTCCGTTGCCTCTGACGACGCttatttcttgaaaactttGAAACAATCAGAGGCGGATTTAGGCTTAGGTTCGTGAGACCTAAGCCTAGGGCGGCAACATTTGAGGGGGCgctcaaaatttataaagttactGATAATGGGGCCTAGAGTGATATCGAATCTACATCCGCCAATTAACAATGAGATGAATTCAGTTTTGGATGTTAACATTACGACTTTAAGGGTCTCctttaaaaattcttaacaCAATTATGATATAAACATAATACTCGTGGATTTCTCGCCCCTGAATTTAGCGGctcttcaaaatcaaaattaaataagtattcGTAAGTAGAAAAACCTTAGATTTGAGTACCTAATTttaacaaagaaacaaaattatttttaagagtattatgtttatatttacgAGTTGCGGGGTAAAAGGTGTACAAGATGTACAAGATGTACAAGGCACCCAGAGTATCTCTGGTACAAGGCACtgttagaaaacaaaaaatgcttaaaaactaaatttaactaCTTGCAttggtaaatatattattataattattatgagaCTCATAAATTCTTAAATGAGACTACTTTGTTACTTCGATTCGAAACTTggtaaatatttggaaaattttatcacagatttagaaaaaaacttaataagaGTTCCAATAACAAAAAACATTCAATGAAAATCTACTAAATTTTTCATCACAAATATACAACCCTGGttagaattaatatttatatataattttgggaAGAATGGCCCGAATAAGGTATTTACCactagagaaaaattttatttaaattatttcaacgaTTTTTAAGGCTTTGTTAATGGAAAATACCCtatttgttaaaacaaaaagtaacaaAGTGTTTTCATGGTAAATATATGTAGGTAGTTTTTGAAACACTGTGTATttgattggttttttaaatacgCGGTacgatattaaattataaaaatatattataaatatattaaaaaatctttcttaaaaaaaacaaatgttggTGTAGTTTTTACGGACGTTTTTCAAACGCACGTTGTTCTCATGATTTCTTCTAGTTGAGGCTGCACAAGTCCAAATAATGGCCGTTGTGCTGGATCTGCAGCCCAGCATTGTTCCATTAATCTCCAACAGGATTCAtggaaatattgtaaatattctgGTCGTATTCCTaaacaaaaatactatttaaatgaATGGGTCTGGACTCTGGAATAACAGAGGGGGCCTTTCTCTTGTGAGGGGGTCAAAAAGTTGTATTACTGTCATTCTGTATTTGTTTACTTACCTTTTCGAACACTATTCCATAATTGTTCCTTGTTTTGGAACTGTTCAAATACATAAGGCAAACGAACATGACCAGcacaaatataccaaaaaagtaTTCCAAAAGCATAAACATCCACACTGGAATCATAATGTCCAGATAAAAGTTCAGGAGCCATATGTACAGGTGTTCCAACAATACTTCCAGACATCATAGCTTCCGGAATACAAAATCCTAAATCAGTCAATTTGGCACGATTATCACAGTCTAACTGCaaccaaaaaaaatcgaattaattaaatttataatctatGAATTCCTCGAGCAACTGAATCCACTGTAATTCAATTGAACGCCAAGTAAGGATTTGAACTCCTTAAGGATAGAATGGATACTTACaagcacattttttaatttaatatctcGATGGACTAATCCTTGCGAATGTAGATATCGAATTCCTTCCACAACATCAATGGCAATTTGTAAACGGACCTTCCATTCTAATCCAGATTTGAGTGCACAATACAAATCCCTGGTCATGCGTTCCATTAACAGCAGAACAGCCGGTGAACATCCCGCTCCATACGAGTAATCAATGATCGATCCACGTAAGCGTACAATTCGTGAATGATCGGGAATCGATCGTGTATAATAGAATTCCATTGCTAAATCATTCCAATGACGTTCATCTGGTGGAACGACAGATTTAATCGCACATGGATCGACGCCACCCCAGGGTTCACAAGCAAATACAACCCCAAATTGTCCACGTCCAATTTCTTTACCCTGTACAGGCATACCCCATCGAACCATGTCACACATGGATGTACTCTCCAAGGCGAGCCGAGCAAATCGTGGTGCATGATACTTTCGAATTGCAACACGATGTTCTTCAGTCTGTTCTAACTTCCCGGAATAATGATTTTCTAAGGAGCGCATAGCCGACTGGAACAAGTCATGGGATGCTTCAACACGTTCCTTAAACTGATTCGATATTGTTCGCGCTAAACGAACCGCTTTCAGTGAATCGATCACTTCGTACGCGACATGTTTACGCCATTGTGAGTTTAAATGGATTTGTGAATTATTATGCCATGGCAAAGAAAAACCATGGAAAATTTTTCGTACACGCTCAAAAAATGTATTGACAAATGAAAATGATGTGGAGGACTTTAAATCAACATTGTAGGCAGCATTCATAAATTGTTTGATGGCATCGCTGGCGGATAGATTTTCCTCTTGTTCTCGCCAACTTTTCTCCAAGTTTTCCAAACAACGTTGTAATGTTCCAATAAAACTCTCTTGTAGACAGTTCACGGATTTTACTAGTTTGGATGCCACAGATTCGCTCAATTTACGTAAAACTAATTGTTGAATCTCATCCGTCATTACTTTCACAGTTTGTTGCGTATTTTGAGCTGAAACTGAAAACAACCCgcattatatttacataaactcAGAATTCGGggagaaaaacaaatatttataagagaGCCGTCAGAATATTTCCACTTATTTCTTTGAATAGTCAGTCCttcttatttgaaaaatcggaaaataaacaatttaaaagaaattagacAATTTTCCGCGACCTCAagcattttgaaaaaagtcatCTTTAGCATCTTCGACAAtgggaaaaactattttctaaaagCTTTACGTGTTTTGTCCAAAACAAATATTCGAATTTAGTGGAAAagtgtacattttttaaaagccTATCCACAAAAACAAGAAAGTACCCTGGAAAATgtaccatttttattaaaagtattttcagtTCAAACAAGTGCTCGCCTGAAAATCACGAGAATGAATGATAATACTTACGATTAGAATAATATTGATCCAAATCTTCGCCAATTTCAGCGCGTAACGTTTGAATTGCATTTTGTATAATTCCAACAATTTCCTCGTGTTTTTCATTCGCCAATGTTATTAACGATTGATAAAGTTCAGTCTCTTTTTTCTGTGCATAAATTAAGCGCCGTGGTGTTATTTGTATTTCACGTGCCATATCGAAagcgtataaaataaattttcgtaaacAACCATTATGTAActagaaacaaaaaagaaagtaatCAACAAGCTTTCaagtcaaaattttcaaaccaaTCAGTGCCGGATTACACCATGTCGGAGTCGCCTACACAATGTAATTCTCCGGGGATCCTAGACAATGTAAAAATCAGACGACACCGTTGGCTTTTTTTTAAGTCTTCGTTAATCAACTTGGGGCCTcccttttcataaaaatttcttctcTACTCTACCTAATGGTTAATCCGGTCCTGAATTCAATCAATAACATTTCGCTTTTTGATCGAAGGGGGCTCCGATCCTTCGGATAAAATATGAAGGTAATGAAGATGAAGAAACTAACCTTACTAAGTGTAGCTGACGCTTGAATAATATGAAATTGTAAACATTCCTTAATGTAAGTGTTTAAAATGTCTGGCGCTTGCGTACACGTAATCAGCATACTATTCGCATACTGATTAATACATGGCTTACGTACATCCAATTTATCCACTGAATGCGAATGACAAAATGTCTCATTTAATAAGCCTAAACTGGCCAATTGACGCCACAAGCCTTGCAAACGATAATCAATTTGattctgattttgattttgataaatgCTGGATATGTTCGATGGATTTGTTGTGTGGAGCGATGTTTGCTGTAATTCATGTTGTTTACTTTCAGTCAGTTCAGCAGCACTGTGTGATTTAACAGTGTTGCCACTTAtacgaataaataatattggcaGATCTTCATATACTTCAcgatatttcattaattctagaatattctaaatcaaaaacaataacACATTATCATTAATAAAACACCCTGTTACTTTAAATACCCTgtttagtgatgggacgaatgttcTATTTTGTACATTCACGAATGCgaattttaactttcaaatgaagcgctAACAAATTGTAATATagcgtcatttttgagttcattatttaataatagaatgctacattactACCAAATAACAtaggctgtattttatttacaaaaaaattagggtCCTGTACCAAagatttaaatctatttttattgttattaagttaaaatactttttttaagattgtttaaacaatataaataactagcaatTCATTCACGTTAGAGCATTCAATTCCCTGACCTTCATTTAAgttcccttttgttcacaagctaatggattttaacttttagtgTGGAACCCTAAAATACAATCcttgttacttgctgataacaTAGCATTTTATagctgaaagaatttttaaaatcggttaagtagtgaactcaaaaatgatggtttgtatattttgtagcACAAACTTTCATCTCTAActtcacccttttaggggatgaatttcaaaaaatcactcCTTAAATGGCAcctacaatataaaattaatattctcttgaaatttcaatttatcattAGCCATTAAGGCTGGACGTTGATGTATCAGTCGAGACACTGCCCTTTCTCTGCGACTAGAAAggcaaatttcagtttttttttttttttatttgaggttagtttgctataattgcatttgtccaacattcaaatttaaaatgtgcTAATAGCGAATATTCGTCCCACTACTAGGTTAAATAGGTGGTAACTTACATCATCCGTAAGTATATCACTAGTCACAGAGTACAAGATCACAGGTAAAGTATCCAATCCCTTAACTAACATTCGTGGAATGTCATCAGAATCGTCCAAGTCTGGTGGTATCACAATTTGAACTTTATCACGTAACGCTTGATGTGGTATTTCAACTTCTAAAACTGTACTTAAATCCGGACAATCGCCATCCGATCGACATAGATCTACTTCTGGTACAACCATCCATGCTTGTTCGTGACTctccaaattttcaactatttcGAATTCGGATCCTATTGTTAATCGAACACGTTTGGTACGACCATATACTATTCTTacctaaaaaaatcataaaaattaattttgggaCGAGCTAAAATCTTCTTCATccaaattttaccaaataataTGGCTAATAACTAAAGGCTAATATATTCATGTCTACTACAGTGCAACCTCTATAACTCGAACCTCGTTAAGTCGCAATCTTCAGTAAGTCGAAAAAAATGTCATTCTCGAATTATTAGATTAGGTATCTCGAATTATTTAGATCTTAAAATCCGGACAAAATCTTATTTCCTTGCGAGGTATCGATAGTACAAAAATCAGACTTCGTAAGTCgtagttagtaaaatataatcgcGTTACCGAGGTTCCACTGTAGTATAAAAGCTAGCAACTTCACGAAAAAGTTGCTTTCAAGACGGCTGGATTATCTATATTTAATTTCTGTATGAAATTAGGTTGAAATGAAGTATGTCTGGCATTTGAGAACGGTTGCAActctgttttaattagtacgaactattatcgccagttggcggaaTTTCATCCTCAATTATCTGGTAAATGGTAGATACAATGCCATCTGGTAGTCTTAATTGGAACCACTCAAAACGGGTCGACTTCCTGTTTTAAATAGTACGAATTATAATCGCCAGTAAGAAGGGTAGCACTTCCAGTTACCTGATAATTGGTAAGTACAAGTAATGCCATCTGATAGTCTTAATGGGAACTACTCAAAACGGATcatctttgttttaattagtacgaattattctCGACAGTACTTCATCACTGcctaatttcaataaagaaaaaaatatccgaaattcaaACATCAAATAGAAAAATAGGGTAGTTCGATAACAAaatcactttttgaaatttcattggTTATCGAACCACCCTTAAGAGttagaataaaaacaaattatttacccAACGCCAATTGGAGCCATTTGACGGTAGAATAACTTGACCAAGAATATAATTGACTAACAACGCTTTTGCATTACAATTTTGACCCAATATCAAAATTGATGGATTCGAATCCAATACTTTAcgtaatgaaattaataaatcctTATTTAGAAATGcatctttaatattttctaaaaatacaaaacaaaaatcactattttgttaGAGAAATGAATtccttatcataaaaattattaatcgcaacaaatatttcaaaatttaaggtTATGATATCCATTTTTAAGGCACCCTATAAATGTACATTATTAGTGACGGATTGGCCATGCCCTTACGTTAAGACAAAATCGCTTAAGTTCaaatttaactaatatttttttaaataaaaaacaaggaCTCAATACTCCAGTTTTCTTCATCTAAACGGCCAGGAGACAGTCCTCAGTCCAACTTCTAAGGTTGCCGGTTGATTTTAAGGAAGGTACAAAGAGCCTAAATCCTAAAATACTTAAACCTTTAttcctaaattttaatttgatacaattagctcaaaaattagttttcagttctttaaaattggattttaaaGTCCTTTTGCTTgagataaaaattatgataaggAATCcgtaaacttaaaatataaacttaccGTCTGGAAAAAGACTAGACAATGAGATTTCTTCTAATAATCGTTGAGTTTCGGTTAGAACTTGTCGTAGATAATAACAATTTCGACCaaatttacgaaattccactgtcactttattaaacatattgaactcaaaaagaaaaacaacacacacacaaaactcgaaaaaaaaaattcacaaatatgAATCACTTTgcaaacatatttgaaaattcaaaatgatttgagattcaaaaaattttccaaaattcacaTTATTACAAACTATGAAGAAACTATAATTAAACACGCGATTTCAGATAAgcttcaaaacatttttttttttgttttgtaaaaaaaaaattcaaaactgaaAAGGTTAACATTTGAGTTCgacctttattaaaaatagagataaaataaatgaacgAATAATCCTAACCACCTAATTCTATGGTTCAGATCAGATAAgaagtttctttttaatttaaatagataaaaaaaatagtttatgtcGAATTTTAAGTGTTGTGTAATATGGTCAATGGtgtcatttcaaaaattttcttatttcaaagacgaaaaaaaaaaaacaacaaaaacaatctgtcaaaaatttcacaataaCAACATATGGTCATAAAGACGATATAAGTTATCAAGTGTGatacaaatatcacaaaaacAAGGGTTCTATATCGTACATTgtacagtggagtatttataccgaatagggtattccactatttttgaaaaagttcttcaaaatgttgattttgctaataaaaagccaccaaaaatttatttcggaaaaatacacaaactttcttgccaaaaacttaaattttaaaccttttttaaactgtcaaaaacacgggcatccaatttgatgacgtaatatcggtatcattatacgaaataacacaaataagtttgacagatatattcatagacatctgattataataaatataaatacttattatctatgtatatattatacccagctgtctacactgaactaactgatagtctatggctcatacccatatgacatcacagcagggcttacccgcgttttaagtcatgtgatatattaatacaaacattaaaattaaatactattaaataaagcacaaaaCATTCTGCTTTATCTCCCGATTTCCTGGAAGTTTGAGGTGGCAACTTTAAAAGAATCAACAATTTTGATTGGTAAATCTGTGTACCAGAGTTTTATTTAAAGTCACTGAAAATGATTTCTCATATAATTTGTTCGAGTTGCAAGTAATTCGAACTTAATTATAAAGGGTATCGATACGGAACCCTGATTGTAtcatcacaaaaaatatatttatgcatgcacacaaatttttctttccAGTTTCAGATTCAAGAAGaaaatgtgtttaaaataaattattcatcagAAATCAATCAAGGATTATGTCATACAGGAATTTAATTACGTAAtgcaaaatttacgaaaaaaaggggatttttttttattcttttcataaaatacagtcaaaattaGTTATAAGGATAATAAAGGAACCGTAAAATTATGGTCGTTATATCTGTGGGCGAGCTGGGACGGAGCAATCCGATTTTCTGGTGCTCTAGTTTTTCTTTCGACCgttaaactttcattttttctgGATGATTTTCAGTGATAAGTAGTTTTAAGAGATGTCGGTATAACCAATTTTGACTATAAAAATGTAcgcaatgaaaaaaatattgtaaccaATTTTCAAGGACATTTTAgcttatcaattttatttttaaacttaattgttctttttttaataaataattgcaaGAATGACTCACTGAACTCAACTCAGCTCAAGGCAATGCTTAAACTGATGCTAATTACTGTATTTAACGAATATACCATTGTCGTACTTAAGTATTTGCACTTACTGTACTTATTTTACGTAGCTGTAAGCAATCAAACTCgcaaaataaggaaaatatgaaaaattattgtactcATACCTTAGACCATAAAGTTACATAAACTGAGCGTCAAACGATATTAagtgtgccaacatctgaggtaattgcttaggtctaATCTACCATAGCGTTGtggaaatgtcaaaacaaagtactacccaattaaatcaattattgttttatgatagtacCCTCTATATTCTTAAGTAACACCTCCTACGTTTAATAAGTCTGATAGGTCTGTGAATGCACATTTCTTTCCATTTTTCTCATAGTCACATTTCTCGAATTAGGCcacagatcgaaatttggtaaagagtttTCCCATTTGTCTCGATAAGCTTattttactggtataattttctgcaatcaacaacagaacaccctgtatacatggtatataaatgGCGAACGATCATACTCACATAAAAAGAGCCGTACGTAAACTGCACCTACAAAGGAGGTAGATATTGGAGGTAAATAAAAAACAGGAGACTTTTTTCAGGACActttatttatgaaatgttCACAAGTATAAaagtgtttatatttttaaaattcaaggatCCCACACCGCATCGCATCGTACACAATGTTACAATGTTCCTGTGACGTTGTGACGTGTCTCGTGAAGGatgataatcatttatttagttAAGGTTGTTctataagtaattttatttaatataattatatataatatatttgtttattatgtatataaactattataaaatgataactCACCATTCAATTCGTAAAATTCGAACTTAAAttctattttgagaaaaattcagtacaaaaacattttcttacaAACTTTTGTAAACAACTAGAAAAAACAGTACGGACCACACAAATACAATAAGTCTTACACATTCCATTTCATTtccatttataaattaatagaaattccttgttttagaaatttctaATTAGAATTTTACGAATTAAACCGTTTTACATGATAATCAAAGAAGCTATAGAAAAACTTTCACAAATAAAAACTCTATAACAAAGTTATAATACTTGGTGCGCCATTATTTCCTCATTTGTATTTGCACTCGAATCTTGGAACACTCGAACGTCGAT is drawn from Chrysoperla carnea chromosome X, inChrCarn1.1, whole genome shotgun sequence and contains these coding sequences:
- the LOC123302602 gene encoding dual serine/threonine and tyrosine protein kinase-like; its protein translation is MFNKVTVEFRKFGRNCYYLRQVLTETQRLLEEISLSSLFPDENIKDAFLNKDLLISLRKVLDSNPSILILGQNCNAKALLVNYILGQVILPSNGSNWRWVRIVYGRTKRVRLTIGSEFEIVENLESHEQAWMVVPEVDLCRSDGDCPDLSTVLEVEIPHQALRDKVQIVIPPDLDDSDDIPRMLVKGLDTLPVILYSVTSDILTDDNILELMKYREVYEDLPILFIRISGNTVKSHSAAELTESKQHELQQTSLHTTNPSNISSIYQNQNQNQIDYRLQGLWRQLASLGLLNETFCHSHSVDKLDVRKPCINQYANSMLITCTQAPDILNTYIKECLQFHIIQASATLSKLHNGCLRKFILYAFDMAREIQITPRRLIYAQKKETELYQSLITLANEKHEEIVGIIQNAIQTLRAEIGEDLDQYYSNLSAQNTQQTVKVMTDEIQQLVLRKLSESVASKLVKSVNCLQESFIGTLQRCLENLEKSWREQEENLSASDAIKQFMNAAYNVDLKSSTSFSFVNTFFERVRKIFHGFSLPWHNNSQIHLNSQWRKHVAYEVIDSLKAVRLARTISNQFKERVEASHDLFQSAMRSLENHYSGKLEQTEEHRVAIRKYHAPRFARLALESTSMCDMVRWGMPVQGKEIGRGQFGVVFACEPWGGVDPCAIKSVVPPDERHWNDLAMEFYYTRSIPDHSRIVRLRGSIIDYSYGAGCSPAVLLLMERMTRDLYCALKSGLEWKVRLQIAIDVVEGIRYLHSQGLVHRDIKLKNVLLDCDNRAKLTDLGFCIPEAMMSGSIVGTPVHMAPELLSGHYDSSVDVYAFGILFWYICAGHVRLPYVFEQFQNKEQLWNSVRKGIRPEYLQYFHESCWRLMEQCWAADPAQRPLFGLVQPQLEEIMRTTCV